A window of Brachybacterium fresconis contains these coding sequences:
- a CDS encoding uracil phosphoribosyltransferase: protein MKIPTFHARSSRIVRIYDGKDTLKTVRLTGIGRSTMRTHVGQLGTILAEHTYEIVRSGTAHPQPILCVFILRGGALLYPAFSARFTQADVCFLGMRRTDDGVACEYATPIPRHDYHAVVLVDCVIGTGATITAVRKCLKPIQRESNYVATLCSSRQATTQLADDGLTVIGMALDEKLEDGLVLPDLGHLDAGDLFSEA, encoded by the coding sequence ATGAAGATCCCTACCTTCCATGCCCGCTCGTCGCGGATCGTGCGCATCTACGACGGCAAGGACACGCTGAAGACGGTACGCCTAACCGGCATCGGACGTTCGACGATGAGAACCCACGTTGGCCAGCTCGGTACGATCCTGGCAGAGCACACCTACGAGATTGTTCGCAGCGGCACTGCGCATCCTCAACCGATCCTCTGCGTGTTCATCCTGCGGGGCGGAGCCCTGCTGTACCCGGCGTTCTCCGCAAGATTCACCCAGGCCGACGTGTGCTTTCTCGGGATGCGACGCACCGACGACGGCGTCGCCTGCGAATATGCGACTCCCATTCCTCGCCACGATTACCATGCCGTCGTCCTCGTCGACTGCGTCATCGGCACCGGGGCCACCATCACCGCAGTCCGTAAGTGCCTGAAGCCAATCCAGCGAGAAAGCAACTATGTGGCTACCCTCTGCTCCTCACGACAAGCGACAACCCAGCTCGCCGACGATGGGCTGACCGTCATCGGGATGGCACTGGACGAGAAGCTCGAGGATGGTCTTGTCCTCCCCGACCTGGGGCATCTTGATGCCGGCGACTTGTTCTCGGAAGCGTGA